The following are from one region of the Corylus avellana chromosome ca1, CavTom2PMs-1.0 genome:
- the LOC132167918 gene encoding auxin-responsive protein SAUR24-like: protein MAIRVPAIMHVKQLLRWSFLSGKEAAFSNKIVPKGFFSVYVGEDQKKRFILPISLLNEPSFQNLLNEASEEFGFDHPMGGLTIPCREDVLIDLTSRLNRL, encoded by the coding sequence ATGGCTATTCGAGTTCCAGCAATTATGCATGTTAAGCAGCTTCTCCGCTGGTCTTTTCTAAGTGGCAAAGAAGCAGCGTTCTCAAATAAAATTGTTCCGAAAGGGTTCTTTTCAGTCTATGTTGGTGAGGACCAGAAGAAGCGATTCATTCTACCTATATCATTGCTAAATGAGCCTTCATTTCAGAACTTGTTAAACGAGGCCTCGGAAGAATTTGGGTTTGATCATCCAATGGGTGGTCTAACAATTCCTTGCAGAGAAGATGTCCTTATTGATCTCACTTCTCGCTTAAACAGATTGTGA
- the LOC132167919 gene encoding auxin-responsive protein SAUR24-like, translated as MAIRVPAIMHVKQLLRWSFLSGKEAAFSNKIVPKGCFAVYVGEDQKKRFILPISYLNEPSFQNLLNEATEEFGFDHPMGGLTIPCREEVLIDLTSRLKRL; from the coding sequence ATGGCTATTCGAGTTCCTGCAATTATGCATGTTAAGCAGCTTCTGCGCTGGTCTTTTCTAAGCGGCAAAGAAGCAGCTTTCTCAAATAAAATTGTTCCAAAGGGTTGCTTTGCAGTCTATGTTGGTGAGGACCAGAAGAAGCGATTCATTCTACCTATATCATACCTAAATGAGCCTTCATTTCAGAACTTGTTAAATGAGGCCACGGAAGAATTTGGGTTTGATCATCCAATGGGTGGTCTAACAATTCCTTGCAGAGAAGAGGTTCTTATTGATCTCACTTCTCGCTTAAAGAGATTGTGA
- the LOC132167916 gene encoding auxin-responsive protein SAUR23-like, whose product MAIRLPGVKNAKNILRRSNSFAKKAASAFIDVPKGHVAIYVGESQKKRFVVPVSFLNHSSFQELLGKAEEEFGFDHPMGGLTIPCSENIFIHLTSSLHGLL is encoded by the coding sequence ATGGCCATTCGCTTGCCTGGTGTTAAAAATGCTAAGAACATTCTCCGCCGATCAAACTCATTTGCAAAGAAAGCAGCTTCAGCTTTTATTGATGTTCCAAAAGGCCACGTTGCTATATATGTTGGAGAGAGCCAAAAGAAGCGGTTCGTAGTTCCAGTATCATTTCTGAACCACTCTTCATTTCAAGAACTACTAGGCAAAGCTgaggaagaatttggatttgatcatccAATGGGTGGTCTCACAATCCCCTGCAGTGAAAACATCTTCATTCATCTCACTTCTAGCTTACATGGGTTGTTGTAA
- the LOC132167913 gene encoding auxin-responsive protein SAUR21-like, giving the protein MAIRLPGITNAKNILRRSNSFAKKAASAFIDVPKGHLAIYVGEGQKKRFVVPVSFLSHSSFQQLLGKAEEEFGFDHPMGGLTIPCSEDIFTDLTSRLQELL; this is encoded by the coding sequence ATGGCCATTCGTTTGCCTGGTATTACAAATGCTAAGAACATTCTCCGCCGATCAAACTCATTTGCAAAGAAAGCAGCTTCAGCATTTATTGATGTTCCAAAAGGCCACCTTGCTATATATGTTGGAGAGGGCCAAAAGAAGCGGTTCGTTGTTCCAGTATCATTTCTGAGCCACTCTTCATTCCAACAATTGCTAGGCAAGGCTgaggaagaatttggatttgatcatccAATGGGGGGCCTCACAATCCCCTGCAGCGAAGACATCTTCACTGATCTCACTTCTCGACTACAAGAGTTGTTGTAA
- the LOC132167910 gene encoding auxin-responsive protein SAUR24-like, which yields MAIRLPGITNAKNILRGSNSFAKKATSAFMDVPKGHLAIYVGESQKKRFVVPVSFLNHSSFQELLGKAEEEFGFDHPMGGLTIPCSEDIFIHLTSRLHELL from the coding sequence ATGGCTATTCGCTTGCCCGGTATTACAAATGCTAAGAACATTCTCCGCGGATCAAACTCATTTGCAAAGAAAGCAACTTCAGCATTTATGGATGTTCCAAAAGGCCACCTTGCTATATATGTTGGAGAGAGCCAAAAGAAGCGGTTTGTCGTTCCAGTATCATTTCTAAACCACTCTTCATTCCAAGAATTGCTAGGCAAGGCTgaggaagaatttggatttgatcatccAATGGGTGGCCTCACAATCCCCTGCAGTGAAGACATCTTCATTCATCTCACTTCTCGCTTACATGAGTTGTTGTAA
- the LOC132170201 gene encoding auxin-responsive protein SAUR23-like: protein MGKSLKCEYEYCGGIGERQALEGSHGSVFQLIIKNLVLVGIIGMAIRLPGIIHAKHILCQSNSFAKRGASTFSDVPKGHLAIYVGESEMKRFIVPVSLLNHPSFQLLLGKAEEEFGFDHPLGGHTIPCSEDLFIDLTSHLHELL from the exons ATGGGAAAATCTCTGAAATGTGAGTATGAGTATTGTGGGGGCATTGGTGAAAGACAGGCATTGGAAGGATCACATGGCTCTGTCTTCCAACTCATCATAAAGAACTTGGTGCTGGTTGGAATA ATAGGAATGGCTATTCGCTTGCCTGGTATTATACATGCTAAGCACATTCTCTGCCAATCAAACTCATTTGCAAAGAGAGGAGCTTCCACATTTTCGGATGTTCCAAAAGGCCACCTTGCTATATATGTTGGGGAGAGCGAAATGAAGCGATTCATAGTTCCAGTATCACTTCTAAACCATCCTTCATTCCAACTGTTGCTAGGCAAGGCTgaggaagaatttggatttgatcatccATTGGGTGGTCACACAATTCCCTGCAGCGAAGACCTCTTCATTGATCTCACTTCTCACTTACATGAATTGTTGTAA
- the LOC132182007 gene encoding auxin-responsive protein SAUR21-like, producing the protein MAIRVPATMHVKQLLRWSFLRGKEAALSNKIVPKGCFAVYVGEDQKKRFILPISYLNEPSFQKLLNEATEEFGFDHPMGGLTIPCIEDVLIDVMSRLNRL; encoded by the coding sequence ATGGCTATTCGAGTTCCTGCAACTATGCATGTTAAGCAGCTTCTCCGCTGGTCTTTTCTACGCGGCAAAGAAGCAGCTCTCTCAAATAAAATTGTTCCGAAAGGTTGCTTTGCAGTCTATGTTGGTGAGGACCAGAAGAAGCGATTCATTCTACCTATATCATACCTAAATGAGCCTTCATTTCAGAAATTGTTAAATGAGGCCACGGAAGAATTTGGGTTTGATCATCCAATGGGTGGTCTAACAATTCCTTGCATAGAAGACGTCCTTATTGATGTCATGTCTCGCTTAAACAGATTGTGA
- the LOC132167914 gene encoding auxin-responsive protein SAUR23-like, which translates to MAIRLPGVINAKYILRRSNSFAKRAASAFMDVPKGHLAIYVGESQKKRFVVPVSFLNHSSFQELLGKAEEEFGFDHPMGGLTIPCSEDIFIHLTSRLHELL; encoded by the coding sequence ATGGCTATTCGCTTGCCTGGTGTTATAAATGCTAAGTACATTCTCCGCCGATCAAACTCATTTGCTAAGAGAGCAGCTTCAGCATTTATGGATGTTCCAAAAGGCCACCTTGCTATATATGTTGGAGAGAGCCAAAAGAAGAGATTTGTAGTTCCAGTATCATTTCTGAACCACTCTTCATTTCAAGAATTGTTAGGCAAAGCTgaggaagaatttggatttgatcatccAATGGGTGGTCTCACAATCCCCTGTAGTGAAGACATCTTCATTCATCTCACTTCTCGCTTACATGAGTTGTTGTAA
- the LOC132167912 gene encoding auxin-responsive protein SAUR21-like, translating to MAIRLPGITNAKNILRRSNSFAKKAASAFIDVPKGHLAIYVGEGHKKRFVVPVSFLNHSSFQQLLGKAEEEFGFDHPMGGLTIPCSEDIFTDLTSRLQELL from the coding sequence ATGGCTATTCGCTTGCCTGGTATTACAAATGCTAAGAACATTCTCCGCCGATCAAACTCATTTGCAAAGAAAGCAGCTTCAGCATTTATTGATGTTCCAAAAGGCCACCTTGCTATATATGTTGGAGAGGGCCATAAGAAGCGGTTCGTTGTTCCGGTATCTTTTCTGAACCACTCTTCATTCCAACAATTGCTAGGCAAGGCTGAGGAAGAGTTTGGATTTGATCATCCAATGGGGGGCCTCACAATCCCCTGCAGCGAAGACATCTTCACTGATCTCACTTCTCGCTTACAAGAGTTGTTGTAG